The following are from one region of the Nostoc cf. commune SO-36 genome:
- a CDS encoding sensor histidine kinase, which translates to MSKIQNNRFILIVDDNPTNLSVLCEALNSEGFRFRVAVDGESAIAQAERNQPELILLDVQMPGIDGFETCRRLKANPVTQNIPIIFTTALADTESKTKGFFLGAVDYIPKPFAQEEVIARVRVHLQLKQLTESLEQQVSDRTKALQQAQVQLVQQEKLSTLGELIAGIGHEINNPINFISSNIPPLQEYIAGVSELLLLYEQEYPNPTAKITTAIKNLDLNFVLEDMGKILNSLEVGSERIQNLSNSLRNFSRSDSDIKIPADLHQGLDSTLMILQHRLKANSDRPGIEVIKIYEILPEVNCYLGQMNQVFMNILANAIDALDEAIMQGKMSNLIPQIKITTEIDSEKLVVIRIADNGIGIPERLKQRLFEPLFTTKSVGKGTGLGLSIAYQIVVEKHKGVLDVNSQPGMGTEFVIKIPA; encoded by the coding sequence ATGAGCAAAATTCAAAATAACAGATTTATTTTGATTGTGGATGATAATCCGACAAATTTATCTGTCCTGTGTGAAGCACTCAATAGTGAGGGTTTTCGTTTCCGTGTTGCAGTCGATGGAGAAAGTGCGATCGCTCAAGCCGAACGCAATCAACCAGAGTTGATTTTGCTGGATGTACAAATGCCCGGTATTGATGGGTTTGAAACTTGTCGCCGCCTCAAAGCTAATCCTGTTACCCAAAACATTCCGATTATTTTCACCACTGCCTTAGCAGATACAGAAAGCAAAACGAAGGGATTTTTTCTTGGTGCAGTAGATTATATCCCTAAACCGTTTGCACAAGAGGAAGTCATTGCGAGAGTGCGGGTACATTTACAACTCAAACAATTGACTGAATCTTTGGAACAACAAGTTAGCGATCGCACCAAAGCTTTGCAACAAGCTCAAGTCCAACTGGTACAACAAGAGAAACTATCAACACTCGGAGAGCTAATCGCTGGTATTGGCCATGAAATTAATAACCCCATCAATTTTATTTCCAGCAATATTCCACCTTTGCAAGAATACATTGCAGGAGTATCTGAATTGCTCCTACTGTATGAACAAGAATATCCGAACCCAACAGCCAAAATTACTACTGCTATTAAGAACTTGGATCTAAATTTCGTTCTCGAAGATATGGGAAAAATTTTGAATTCACTCGAAGTAGGAAGTGAACGAATTCAAAACCTTTCTAATTCTCTCCGCAACTTCTCCCGCTCTGATAGTGATATAAAAATACCTGCTGATTTGCACCAAGGGCTAGATAGTACATTAATGATTTTGCAACACCGCCTCAAGGCTAATAGCGATCGTCCCGGTATCGAAGTTATTAAAATTTATGAAATATTGCCAGAGGTAAACTGCTATTTAGGGCAGATGAATCAAGTATTTATGAACATTCTGGCAAATGCAATTGATGCTCTGGATGAAGCTATAATGCAAGGCAAAATGAGCAATCTTATTCCTCAAATTAAAATTACAACAGAAATAGATTCTGAAAAATTGGTTGTAATTCGGATTGCTGACAATGGGATTGGTATTCCTGAACGGCTCAAACAACGCTTGTTTGAGCCGTTATTTACCACAAAAAGTGTTGGTAAAGGTACTGGGCTTGGCTTGTCGATCGCATATCAAATAGTTGTGGAGAAACACAAAGGTGTATTAGATGTGAATTCTCAACCTGGTATGGGAACCGAGTTTGTAATAAAAATTCCCGCATGA
- a CDS encoding ATP-binding protein: MSTFFNYPFHSNGFIPHGHCYLWQTGLVWLHIISDATIALAYYSIPFLLIYFISKRRDVPFNGVFLLFGGFIIACGTGHLMDIWTLWHPDYWIAGALKALTAIISIYTAFALFYLMPQALTLPSPAQLEVINRALSTEILERKHIEKELRVAQEVTQNSSQAKSEFLANMSHELRTPLNGILGYTQILQRTESLSEKGRKGVSIIYQCGSHLLTLINDVLDLSKIEARKLELYPVDFYLPAFIDSVTEICRIRAEQKVIAFHVELDPDLPTGIHADEKRLRQVLINLLSNAIKFTNQGSVTFKVQVIGQESNAKGKTNYKIRFQVIDTGTGIIPEQAEKIFQPFEQVGNQKRQSEGTGLGLAISQQIVLLMGSQIQVQSTLGKGSIFWFEAELPESKDWAKVSRVIEQGTIIGYQGERRTILIADDKWENRSVIVNLLEPVGFTVVEASQGEEAWEQALIYKPDMIITDLVMPVLNGFELIERLRQSEPFKEIAVIASSASVFAIDQHKSIDVGADAFLPKPVEAETLLEILRQFLQLEWIFDVKVDATQKTYTGDLDKLNDIIYPTQEVLQELLDLTQDGDIQKVLELAEELSASDEQLRIFTQHIVQLASNFQLKRLENFIVSIQES, translated from the coding sequence ATGTCGACATTTTTCAACTATCCTTTCCACTCCAATGGTTTTATTCCCCACGGACATTGTTATCTTTGGCAAACTGGATTGGTTTGGCTCCACATTATTTCTGATGCCACGATCGCTCTAGCCTATTATTCTATTCCCTTCCTACTGATTTATTTTATTTCCAAGCGCAGAGACGTTCCTTTCAATGGAGTCTTTTTGTTATTTGGTGGTTTTATCATTGCCTGCGGTACTGGACACTTGATGGATATTTGGACGCTTTGGCATCCAGACTATTGGATTGCAGGTGCTTTAAAAGCTTTAACTGCCATTATTTCGATATATACGGCATTTGCGTTATTTTATCTTATGCCTCAAGCTCTAACACTACCTAGCCCTGCCCAGTTAGAAGTTATCAATCGAGCGCTTTCAACTGAAATTTTAGAGCGCAAGCACATCGAAAAAGAACTACGCGTTGCCCAGGAAGTCACTCAAAACTCCAGCCAAGCCAAGAGTGAATTTCTTGCCAATATGAGTCATGAACTACGCACACCTCTCAACGGTATTCTGGGTTATACACAAATTCTCCAACGCACAGAATCTTTGAGTGAGAAAGGACGCAAAGGAGTCAGCATCATTTATCAATGTGGTTCTCATCTTTTAACACTGATTAATGATGTTCTGGATCTCTCCAAAATAGAAGCCCGGAAGTTAGAATTATATCCTGTTGATTTCTACTTGCCTGCTTTTATAGATAGCGTGACTGAAATTTGTCGCATCCGGGCAGAACAAAAGGTTATAGCATTTCACGTCGAGCTAGATCCTGATTTGCCAACAGGTATTCATGCTGATGAAAAACGCTTGCGGCAAGTACTGATTAACTTGCTTAGTAATGCGATCAAATTTACGAATCAAGGTAGTGTCACCTTCAAAGTTCAGGTCATTGGTCAAGAATCAAACGCCAAGGGAAAAACTAACTACAAAATTCGCTTTCAGGTAATAGATACTGGCACGGGTATAATCCCTGAACAAGCCGAGAAAATCTTTCAGCCCTTCGAGCAAGTGGGAAATCAGAAACGACAATCTGAAGGTACAGGTTTGGGATTAGCAATTAGCCAACAAATTGTTTTGTTGATGGGTAGTCAAATTCAGGTGCAAAGTACTTTAGGTAAAGGTAGCATTTTTTGGTTTGAAGCAGAATTGCCAGAATCTAAAGACTGGGCAAAGGTTTCTAGAGTGATTGAGCAGGGAACCATTATTGGTTATCAAGGAGAAAGGCGCACCATTTTGATTGCAGATGACAAATGGGAAAACCGATCAGTAATTGTAAATTTACTAGAGCCTGTTGGATTTACTGTTGTAGAAGCTAGTCAGGGTGAGGAAGCATGGGAACAGGCTCTAATCTACAAACCAGACATGATTATCACTGACCTAGTGATGCCTGTATTGAATGGATTTGAGTTGATCGAACGTTTGCGCCAGTCTGAGCCATTTAAAGAGATTGCTGTCATCGCTTCGTCAGCTAGCGTATTTGCAATCGACCAGCACAAGAGTATTGATGTCGGTGCAGACGCATTTCTACCAAAGCCTGTAGAAGCTGAAACGCTGCTGGAAATACTACGACAATTTTTGCAACTGGAATGGATTTTTGACGTTAAGGTAGACGCAACCCAAAAAACTTATACAGGTGATTTGGATAAACTGAATGACATAATTTATCCTACTCAAGAGGTTTTACAAGAGTTACTTGATCTGACACAAGATGGTGATATTCAAAAAGTTTTAGAACTTGCTGAGGAACTTTCTGCATCTGATGAGCAGTTAAGGATTTTTACCCAGCATATCGTCCAACTTGCTAGTAATTTTCAACTCAAACGTTTGGAGAATTTTATTGTAAGTATTCAAGAGTCATAA
- the petN gene encoding cytochrome b6-f complex subunit PetN produces the protein MEILTLGWVSLLVVFTWSIAMVVWGRNGL, from the coding sequence ATGGAGATTTTGACACTAGGTTGGGTATCGCTGTTAGTTGTGTTCACTTGGTCAATTGCAATGGTAGTGTGGGGACGTAACGGACTGTAG
- a CDS encoding DUF29 domain-containing protein — protein MSNQSVPKTNSLYAQDYHLWLEHTVDLLKNKKFLELELDNLIEEIESMGRSDKNALRSNLRVLLMHLLKYKFQPQMRSNSWLYTIYEHRQRLQEAFVDSPSLKYYYTEVFDSCYQHARKEASIETGLPLSIFPKDYPFSIDEALDSDFFPS, from the coding sequence ATGAGCAATCAATCTGTTCCTAAAACCAATAGTCTCTATGCACAAGATTATCATTTATGGTTAGAACACACTGTTGATTTATTAAAAAATAAAAAGTTTTTAGAACTAGAATTAGACAATTTAATTGAAGAAATTGAAAGTATGGGTAGAAGTGATAAAAATGCTTTAAGGAGTAATCTTAGAGTGCTTTTAATGCACCTTCTCAAATACAAATTTCAACCCCAGATGCGATCCAATAGCTGGTTGTATACAATTTATGAACATCGTCAAAGATTACAAGAAGCATTTGTCGATAGCCCTAGCTTAAAATATTATTACACGGAAGTTTTTGACAGTTGTTACCAACACGCTAGAAAAGAAGCATCTATTGAAACAGGGCTTCCTCTGTCTATTTTTCCTAAAGACTATCCTTTTTCTATTGATGAAGCCTTAGATTCTGATTTCTTCCCAAGTTAA
- a CDS encoding type II toxin-antitoxin system RelE family toxin: protein MNTQYISSFIKDLKALKSTPYYETIKVLAFEEIPQIANFEEITNIKKLQGYDDIYRIRIGDYRIGIIFDGETVIFQRVLHRKDIYRYFPK, encoded by the coding sequence GTGAATACCCAGTATATATCCAGTTTTATTAAAGATTTAAAAGCGCTCAAAAGTACACCTTACTATGAGACGATTAAAGTACTTGCTTTTGAAGAAATACCACAAATAGCTAACTTTGAAGAAATTACTAATATCAAAAAGCTTCAAGGATATGATGATATTTATCGGATTCGTATAGGTGATTATCGAATCGGAATTATATTTGACGGTGAAACAGTAATATTTCAGCGTGTCTTACATCGTAAAGATATTTATCGATATTTTCCAAAGTAA
- a CDS encoding DUF4351 domain-containing protein yields MLEDLAEALLDFSTEADLVAWLEHQQ; encoded by the coding sequence TTGTTAGAGGATTTAGCCGAAGCCTTACTAGATTTCTCCACTGAAGCTGATTTAGTGGCTTGGTTGGAACATCAGCAATAA
- a CDS encoding NAD(P)(+) transhydrogenase (Re/Si-specific) subunit beta, whose amino-acid sequence MSDFLPTGIQLTYLVAASLFILGLKKLGSPATARNGNIVAAVGMLLAIAATMLDQHVLNYQMILLGLAIGSGIGAIVAYKVQMTEMPQMVGLLNGLGGAASALVAVAEFWRLLDSSQPIPLDVNISMLLDVLIGGVTFTGSFLAFAKLQGLISGSPITFPFQQPFNLLLLGAYIVGSAYLIITPDSLPIFLGVVGVSLVLGVMFVIPIGGGDMPVVISLLNSLSGVAAAAAGFVVMNNMLIIAGALVGASGLILTEIMCKAMNRSLFSVLFSAFGTGSSSGGAAASGGATDQSVRSIDPEEGAMMLGYARSVVIVPGYGMAVAQAQHSVRELSDQLEKMGVDVKYAIHPVAGRMPGHMNVLLAEANVPYTQLYDMDDINPQFDQADVALVIGANDVVNPAARSDTSSPIYGMPILEVDRAKQTIVIKRGMSTGFAGVDNELFYKDKTTMLFGSAKDMVSKLVSEVKQL is encoded by the coding sequence GTGAGCGACTTTTTACCAACTGGCATTCAGCTGACGTACTTAGTCGCTGCATCGTTATTTATCTTGGGCTTGAAAAAGCTGGGATCACCTGCTACAGCGAGAAACGGTAATATTGTAGCGGCTGTAGGGATGCTGCTGGCGATCGCAGCGACAATGCTCGATCAACATGTGTTGAACTATCAGATGATATTGTTAGGCTTGGCGATTGGATCGGGAATTGGTGCGATCGTTGCCTACAAAGTCCAAATGACGGAAATGCCCCAAATGGTGGGTTTACTCAACGGTTTGGGCGGTGCGGCTTCGGCATTAGTAGCCGTTGCGGAATTCTGGCGGTTATTAGATAGTTCTCAGCCGATACCCCTTGATGTGAACATTTCCATGCTGTTGGATGTGTTAATCGGTGGTGTTACCTTCACGGGTAGTTTTCTCGCCTTTGCCAAATTGCAAGGCTTAATTAGCGGTTCCCCGATTACATTCCCATTCCAGCAACCATTTAACCTCTTACTTCTAGGTGCTTATATAGTAGGTAGTGCCTATTTAATCATTACACCAGATAGCTTACCCATATTCTTGGGAGTGGTTGGCGTTTCCTTAGTGTTGGGTGTGATGTTCGTCATCCCCATTGGTGGCGGCGATATGCCGGTGGTAATTTCGCTGTTGAACTCCTTGTCAGGTGTGGCGGCGGCGGCGGCGGGGTTTGTGGTGATGAACAATATGTTAATCATCGCTGGTGCTTTGGTAGGAGCATCTGGCTTAATCCTTACCGAAATTATGTGTAAGGCGATGAACCGCTCCTTATTTAGTGTGCTGTTCAGCGCTTTTGGTACAGGTTCTAGTTCTGGTGGTGCTGCTGCTAGTGGTGGTGCAACTGATCAAAGTGTCCGCAGTATCGATCCTGAAGAAGGGGCGATGATGTTGGGTTATGCCCGTTCTGTGGTAATTGTGCCAGGTTATGGTATGGCAGTTGCCCAAGCGCAACATAGCGTCCGGGAATTGTCAGATCAGTTGGAAAAAATGGGCGTTGATGTCAAGTATGCTATTCACCCTGTTGCTGGGAGAATGCCAGGGCACATGAATGTGTTACTTGCAGAGGCAAATGTGCCTTATACGCAGTTGTATGACATGGATGATATTAATCCCCAGTTCGATCAAGCGGATGTGGCTTTAGTAATTGGGGCAAATGATGTGGTAAATCCGGCGGCGCGGAGTGATACAAGTAGCCCGATTTATGGTATGCCGATTTTGGAAGTAGATCGGGCGAAGCAGACGATTGTGATTAAGCGCGGGATGAGTACGGGTTTTGCCGGTGTAGATAATGAGTTGTTCTACAAGGATAAAACGACGATGCTTTTTGGTAGTGCTAAGGATATGGTGTCGAAGTTAGTTTCGGAAGTGAAGCAACTTTAA
- a CDS encoding NAD(P) transhydrogenase subunit alpha part 2 codes for MTEALIAALFVFVLASFIGFEVINKIPPTLHTPLMSGSNAISGIAVLGAIVAAGAKDTSVSVILGLIAVILATINVVGGFLVTDRMLQMFKKKEIKA; via the coding sequence ATGACAGAGGCATTAATTGCTGCTTTGTTTGTATTTGTTTTGGCATCTTTTATCGGTTTTGAAGTCATCAACAAAATACCACCGACTCTACACACGCCGTTAATGTCAGGCTCAAACGCGATTTCCGGGATTGCGGTACTTGGAGCAATAGTTGCTGCTGGTGCAAAAGACACAAGCGTGTCAGTAATTCTCGGTTTGATTGCTGTAATACTGGCAACAATCAACGTTGTGGGTGGTTTTTTAGTGACAGATAGAATGTTGCAAATGTTCAAGAAGAAGGAGATTAAGGCGTGA
- a CDS encoding Re/Si-specific NAD(P)(+) transhydrogenase subunit alpha, with translation MRIAVAKEIEVCERRVALIPDTVARLVKQGLEVWVETGAGERSFFSDSDYEAAGATIISDTAKLWGETDILLKVSPPQEREDGRSEVDLLKEGAVLVSFLNPLGNPVVAQQLANRKITALSMEMIPRTTRAQSMDALSSQASLAGYKAVLIAAAALPKYFPMLTTAAGTIAPAKVFIMGAGVAGLQAIATARRLGAVVEAFDIRPAVKEEVQSLGAKFVEVKLDEETVAAGGYAKEISEASKQRTQEVVAEHVKNSDVVITTAQVPGRQAPRLVTEEMVAQMKPGSVIVDLAAEQGGNCACTEPGKDIVWNGVTIIGPINLPSSMPIHASQLYAKNVTSLMQLLIKDKALQVDFSDDIVDAACVTHAGEIRNQRVRDALQALTTQQPAVN, from the coding sequence ATGAGAATAGCAGTTGCTAAAGAAATTGAAGTTTGTGAACGTCGTGTAGCATTAATTCCTGACACCGTTGCTCGATTGGTAAAACAAGGTTTAGAAGTTTGGGTAGAAACAGGTGCAGGAGAACGATCATTTTTCAGTGATTCTGACTATGAAGCAGCAGGAGCAACAATAATCAGCGATACTGCCAAATTATGGGGCGAAACAGATATTCTGCTGAAAGTCAGCCCACCTCAAGAACGAGAAGATGGACGCTCAGAAGTTGATTTGTTAAAAGAAGGAGCTGTATTAGTCAGTTTTCTCAATCCTTTGGGAAATCCTGTTGTAGCACAGCAACTAGCAAATCGGAAAATTACAGCCTTGAGTATGGAAATGATTCCCCGTACTACCAGGGCGCAAAGTATGGATGCTTTGTCCTCGCAAGCTTCATTAGCAGGTTACAAAGCAGTATTAATTGCCGCAGCTGCATTACCGAAATATTTCCCGATGTTAACTACAGCCGCCGGGACGATCGCTCCAGCGAAAGTATTTATTATGGGCGCTGGTGTAGCAGGATTGCAAGCGATCGCTACCGCCAGACGTTTGGGAGCAGTGGTAGAAGCCTTTGATATCCGTCCCGCCGTCAAAGAAGAAGTACAAAGCTTAGGGGCAAAATTCGTTGAAGTCAAATTAGACGAAGAAACCGTTGCTGCTGGCGGTTACGCCAAGGAAATCTCTGAGGCTAGCAAACAACGTACTCAAGAAGTTGTCGCCGAACACGTCAAAAATTCTGATGTGGTGATTACTACCGCCCAAGTACCTGGGAGACAAGCACCACGGCTCGTCACAGAAGAAATGGTGGCACAAATGAAACCAGGTTCAGTGATTGTGGATTTGGCTGCTGAACAGGGTGGTAACTGCGCTTGCACCGAACCAGGTAAAGATATTGTCTGGAACGGCGTAACAATTATCGGCCCGATCAATCTCCCATCATCGATGCCAATTCACGCCAGCCAATTGTATGCCAAGAACGTAACATCGTTGATGCAATTGCTAATTAAAGACAAAGCTTTGCAGGTAGACTTTAGCGACGACATCGTTGATGCAGCTTGCGTTACCCACGCTGGTGAAATTCGCAATCAACGAGTGCGAGATGCGCTACAAGCTTTGACTACTCAACAACCGGCGGTTAATTAG
- a CDS encoding DUF2808 domain-containing protein, whose amino-acid sequence MRRLLSALAVTSFLVTGLPALTWAQSLPGFTLFSGVKAENQLPFRLDFGGQANGWDRYILRIPAKRMKLAVGQFAITYPDYYKGTFDQKNIEVRVKGKAVPLSEVKWDKEGKLINIFPEEPVPAGSAVEVVLSNVKNPAFGGVYYFNCQVLSPGDVPLLRYMGTWILSIN is encoded by the coding sequence ATGCGACGTTTACTTTCTGCTTTAGCCGTGACTAGTTTTTTGGTTACTGGATTACCAGCCCTGACTTGGGCACAAAGTTTACCTGGATTTACGCTGTTTAGCGGTGTCAAAGCCGAAAATCAGCTGCCCTTTAGGTTAGATTTTGGTGGACAAGCTAATGGTTGGGATCGATACATATTGAGGATTCCAGCCAAAAGAATGAAATTAGCAGTTGGTCAATTTGCCATTACCTACCCTGATTATTACAAAGGAACTTTTGACCAGAAAAACATTGAAGTCCGAGTCAAAGGCAAAGCAGTTCCGCTTTCTGAGGTGAAGTGGGACAAAGAAGGTAAGCTAATTAATATTTTTCCCGAAGAGCCTGTGCCAGCAGGTAGTGCAGTTGAGGTAGTCTTATCTAACGTGAAAAACCCAGCCTTCGGTGGAGTTTACTATTTTAACTGTCAAGTGCTTTCTCCTGGCGATGTGCCACTACTGCGCTACATGGGAACATGGATTTTGAGCATTAATTAA
- the rpmH gene encoding 50S ribosomal protein L34 — protein sequence MKRTLGGTSRKRKRTSGFRARMRTPDGRNVISARRKKGRHRLAV from the coding sequence ATGAAAAGAACACTGGGCGGTACTAGCCGTAAGAGAAAAAGAACCTCTGGTTTTCGCGCCAGGATGCGGACACCAGACGGCAGAAACGTGATTAGCGCCAGAAGAAAAAAGGGCCGTCACCGTCTGGCTGTTTAG
- the rnpA gene encoding ribonuclease P protein component, with product MALPKANRLKSRKDFQAVFREGIRRHGSYLTLRALKPLCLPKPSLDTATQTIQANDSVHLASTRIGISISTKVSKRAVVRNRIKRQITSALYNLLPKLSPGWRLVFIVKPTAAESKCVSPQFLQELEQLLAQAEVFDGNS from the coding sequence GTGGCTTTGCCCAAAGCAAATCGGCTAAAATCCCGAAAGGATTTCCAGGCAGTTTTCCGGGAAGGAATTCGGCGTCATGGCTCTTATTTAACACTGAGAGCCTTAAAGCCGTTATGTTTACCAAAACCTTCTTTGGACACTGCCACCCAGACTATACAAGCAAATGACTCAGTACATCTTGCTAGCACGCGGATTGGCATTTCTATAAGCACAAAAGTCAGCAAAAGGGCAGTAGTTCGCAACCGAATCAAACGGCAAATTACTTCTGCTTTATATAATTTGCTGCCAAAATTATCACCAGGATGGCGGTTAGTATTCATTGTCAAACCTACAGCAGCAGAATCTAAGTGCGTAAGCCCACAATTTCTGCAAGAATTAGAGCAGTTGTTGGCACAAGCTGAGGTGTTCGATGGGAATTCGTGA
- a CDS encoding PH domain-containing protein, whose translation MGIREDVYYEGGPHRGDLIVNLLIGLTVVGIPLTVGAIVRALWLRFRITDRRITVIGGWQGRDRTDVIYSEIVKVVKVPRGIGFWGDMVLTLKNGSRLELRAIPKFREVYDYINERIAAKNPEYSATVNN comes from the coding sequence ATGGGAATTCGTGAAGATGTTTATTATGAAGGTGGCCCCCATCGTGGGGATTTAATTGTCAACCTGCTGATTGGGCTAACCGTTGTCGGCATACCTTTGACAGTTGGGGCAATTGTCAGGGCATTGTGGCTGCGTTTCCGCATCACCGATCGCCGAATTACTGTGATTGGAGGTTGGCAGGGACGCGATCGCACTGACGTAATTTACTCAGAAATTGTCAAAGTCGTCAAAGTTCCCCGTGGCATCGGCTTTTGGGGAGATATGGTGCTAACTCTAAAAAACGGCAGTCGCCTTGAATTGCGTGCAATTCCCAAGTTTAGGGAAGTCTATGACTACATCAACGAAAGAATTGCTGCGAAAAATCCTGAATATAGCGCCACTGTCAATAATTGA
- the yidC gene encoding membrane protein insertase YidC: MDFGIGFLSNNVMLPIIDFFYGIVPSYGLAIVALTLIVRFALYPLSAGSIRNMRKMRIVQPLMQKRMAEIKERYKDEPQKQQEEMVNVQKEFGNPLAGCFPLLVQMPVLLALFATLRGSPFAGVNYSVNLQILPAEQIEQIQPQAFATAPQNIYVADGEHVKVAAILPSGNKLAVGEQTKIQYQTVDGKPFQVLLAEHPENKLIPDWKVTKGEDRIKIDAQGNVEALQPGEVTIQGIIPGLAAEKGFLFIDALGRVGAQDPDGTIHWDIVAMIVFFGISLYVSQMLSGQNSSGGNPQQDTVNKITPVIFSGMFLFFPLPAGVLMYMVIGNIFQTAQTYLLSREPLPEELQKIVETQEKEAAVTEQKALPFEPKSAKKKAAGGS, encoded by the coding sequence ATGGATTTTGGTATCGGCTTTCTCTCGAACAACGTGATGCTGCCAATCATAGATTTCTTCTATGGTATAGTGCCTAGCTACGGATTAGCGATCGTTGCTTTGACCCTGATAGTCCGCTTCGCGCTCTATCCCCTGAGTGCTGGCTCAATTCGCAACATGCGGAAAATGCGAATTGTACAACCTCTGATGCAGAAGCGGATGGCAGAAATCAAAGAGCGCTATAAGGATGAACCGCAAAAGCAGCAGGAGGAAATGGTCAATGTTCAAAAAGAATTTGGCAATCCCTTGGCAGGCTGTTTTCCATTACTAGTGCAAATGCCTGTTTTATTAGCGCTATTTGCCACTTTGCGGGGTTCGCCTTTCGCAGGTGTCAACTATAGCGTTAACCTGCAAATTCTTCCCGCAGAACAAATCGAGCAAATTCAACCGCAAGCCTTTGCCACTGCTCCTCAAAATATTTACGTTGCGGATGGGGAACACGTTAAAGTAGCTGCCATCCTTCCCAGTGGTAACAAACTAGCGGTGGGAGAGCAAACCAAGATACAGTATCAAACTGTAGACGGTAAACCATTTCAGGTGCTTTTAGCAGAACACCCAGAAAATAAGCTGATTCCTGATTGGAAAGTTACCAAAGGTGAAGATAGGATAAAAATTGATGCCCAGGGCAATGTAGAAGCCTTGCAACCGGGAGAAGTTACCATTCAAGGAATAATTCCGGGACTAGCAGCAGAAAAAGGCTTTCTATTTATTGATGCCTTAGGTAGGGTTGGCGCACAAGATCCAGATGGCACAATCCACTGGGATATCGTCGCCATGATCGTCTTCTTTGGCATCAGCCTTTATGTTAGCCAAATGCTTTCTGGGCAAAATTCCAGTGGTGGCAATCCGCAGCAAGATACAGTTAACAAAATCACCCCCGTCATCTTTTCTGGGATGTTCTTGTTCTTCCCCCTACCAGCTGGGGTGCTGATGTATATGGTGATTGGTAATATTTTCCAAACCGCCCAAACTTATCTTCTTTCCCGCGAACCTCTACCAGAAGAACTGCAAAAAATCGTAGAAACCCAGGAAAAAGAAGCAGCAGTCACAGAACAAAAGGCACTGCCCTTTGAACCAAAAAGTGCTAAGAAAAAGGCAGCAGGGGGATCATGA
- a CDS encoding Jag family protein: MSNILMQRGQEWLKTLLELTGIPAEIQGNLETSQSQEGDSPEPDNYWLTIDQTNLTSEQIQILIGTDGSVLDAIQYLANSVLNLSQPPEEQASYTIELNGYRIKREAEIRALAEAAADEVRFSGREVEIKSLSSAERRQVHTFLKEFGDLETFSRGKEPHRHLVVRPASLEGVGS; encoded by the coding sequence ATGAGCAACATTCTGATGCAGCGAGGTCAGGAGTGGTTAAAAACACTGCTAGAACTCACTGGAATACCTGCTGAGATTCAGGGTAATTTAGAAACTTCCCAGTCTCAAGAGGGCGATTCCCCAGAACCAGATAACTACTGGTTGACAATTGACCAAACCAATTTGACATCAGAACAAATCCAGATATTAATTGGTACTGATGGTTCTGTATTAGATGCGATTCAGTATCTAGCAAATTCGGTTTTAAACCTGAGCCAACCACCGGAGGAACAAGCCTCTTACACCATTGAGTTGAATGGCTACCGAATCAAAAGAGAAGCAGAAATTCGCGCATTAGCAGAAGCAGCAGCCGATGAAGTGCGCTTTTCTGGTAGAGAAGTGGAAATCAAATCTCTTAGTTCTGCTGAACGGCGTCAAGTTCATACGTTCTTAAAGGAGTTTGGAGATTTAGAAACCTTTAGTCGGGGAAAAGAACCGCATCGTCATTTGGTTGTTCGTCCAGCTTCGTTGGAAGGAGTTGGGAGTTAG